The following coding sequences are from one Calditrichota bacterium window:
- a CDS encoding tetratricopeptide repeat protein encodes MKLQSKAMFKLALLSLASVLFAQIGWSQEYLLVCNQENFFRSENKDLEKKIAEAESLIASDKQKEAISIYESLVKTNPDHLRSWQRLAQLYSWNNMADKAIGAYEQIVRLNPMDTAAEKNLAQFYLWNNRQKDAIDLYEKIVMLEPKNIEIHKKLAQLYSWNDMPEKAIAQYEQIVRTDTTDAATMKMLADHYFWTNRAEDGIRMLEKVIALEPDSVQYRKKLAQHLVWNNQPEKAIEQYEKILEKNPDDLEILKKLAQQYMWNNKPGEAAPLYERLAALETDSLNHKIQLAHAYLWSNQSAKAEKPLREILQKQPLNKEALLSLAEIERWSGRWDAAKSKLKKLKLFDPQNERAAKLLRDIRQHYGNSAAIKYARLSDSNLITRESIPLGAACFQNRYWDFRFQTAQYRVTDDRLDSTLIGHGAQSTVNFHPQPSTTVSLKIGAVNYSSNWTPLSAVLQLTQTIRGRFTAQLRYERHENQEGVRALTDHIILNGFVAEGYWQILSRWAISGNYQLFNYSDDNKKVTATAATYLTLKMKNPNLAAYGYYVFEDFEKIFPTSLPYWTPNELSTSSLGLNVKQPLFGFLDVEAGYGLTRQQSINSNNFSGKLSFLFTDFDKFYIGYLKTGSKVYHSTNFIVSFEHKF; translated from the coding sequence ATGAAACTTCAAAGTAAAGCAATGTTCAAGCTGGCATTACTGAGTTTGGCTTCTGTTCTATTCGCTCAAATCGGATGGTCGCAGGAATATTTGTTGGTTTGCAATCAGGAGAATTTTTTTCGCTCGGAGAATAAAGACCTTGAGAAAAAAATTGCCGAGGCCGAATCGCTTATTGCTTCTGACAAACAAAAGGAAGCGATCTCTATTTACGAGTCGCTTGTCAAAACCAATCCGGATCATTTACGGTCATGGCAGCGGTTGGCACAGCTCTATTCGTGGAACAATATGGCTGACAAAGCCATTGGCGCCTACGAGCAAATTGTCCGTTTGAATCCCATGGACACAGCGGCTGAAAAAAATCTCGCTCAGTTTTATTTGTGGAATAATCGCCAGAAAGACGCCATTGATTTGTACGAAAAAATCGTAATGCTCGAACCAAAAAATATTGAAATCCACAAAAAGTTGGCGCAGCTTTATTCCTGGAACGATATGCCGGAGAAAGCGATAGCTCAGTACGAGCAGATTGTTCGCACAGATACGACGGATGCGGCGACGATGAAAATGCTGGCGGATCATTATTTTTGGACAAATCGAGCCGAAGACGGCATACGCATGTTAGAAAAGGTAATCGCGCTGGAGCCGGATAGCGTGCAGTATCGGAAAAAATTAGCACAGCATTTGGTCTGGAATAATCAGCCGGAAAAAGCCATTGAACAATATGAGAAAATATTAGAAAAAAATCCCGATGATCTTGAAATTCTGAAAAAATTAGCGCAGCAATACATGTGGAATAACAAGCCCGGCGAAGCTGCCCCGCTTTACGAAAGATTGGCGGCTTTGGAAACGGATAGCTTGAACCACAAAATTCAATTGGCGCATGCGTATTTGTGGAGCAATCAATCGGCAAAGGCAGAAAAACCGCTGCGCGAAATTTTGCAGAAACAGCCGCTGAATAAAGAGGCGTTGCTTTCACTGGCAGAGATTGAACGCTGGTCCGGTCGCTGGGACGCGGCAAAATCGAAATTGAAAAAACTGAAACTTTTCGATCCTCAAAATGAACGGGCGGCAAAATTACTACGGGATATTCGGCAGCATTATGGCAATTCTGCTGCGATAAAATACGCCAGACTTAGTGATTCCAATTTGATCACACGAGAATCAATACCGCTCGGTGCGGCTTGTTTCCAAAACCGGTACTGGGATTTCCGGTTCCAGACGGCTCAATATCGCGTGACCGACGATCGTCTGGACTCGACTCTCATTGGTCACGGCGCGCAGTCGACGGTGAATTTCCACCCACAGCCGTCGACGACAGTCTCGCTGAAGATTGGCGCGGTGAACTACAGTTCCAACTGGACGCCTTTGAGCGCCGTGCTTCAACTGACGCAGACGATTCGTGGCCGTTTCACCGCACAATTGCGCTACGAGAGACACGAGAATCAGGAAGGCGTCCGCGCTTTGACTGATCATATTATTCTGAATGGTTTTGTTGCGGAAGGGTACTGGCAGATTTTGTCTCGCTGGGCAATTTCCGGAAATTACCAGCTTTTTAATTATTCGGACGACAACAAAAAAGTAACTGCCACTGCGGCAACCTATTTGACGCTGAAGATGAAAAATCCGAATTTGGCGGCATACGGCTATTATGTTTTTGAAGATTTTGAAAAAATCTTCCCGACATCGCTGCCTTACTGGACACCGAACGAGCTTTCGACTTCTTCCCTTGGTTTGAACGTGAAGCAGCCGCTGTTTGGATTTTTGGATGTTGAAGCAGGTTATGGTCTGACCCGGCAACAGAGCATCAATTCAAATAATTTTAGCGGTAAGTTATCTTTTTTATTTACTGATTTTGATAAATTTTACATCGGCTATCTGAAAACCGGTTCTAAAGTGTATCATTCGACAAATTTCATTGTCTCTTTTGAACATAAATTTTAA
- a CDS encoding anti-sigma factor antagonist (This anti-anti-sigma factor, or anti-sigma factor antagonist, belongs to a family that includes characterized members SpoIIAA, RsbV, RsfA, and RsfB.), with translation MSDNNEIPIFSGGKKKLFSIIRNKQTVIEIAVWRHFALKIFPINDAAQGYKAIFEMVKKNVATPCAYLYLSDDESQKLVLTVADFSDLKDWAQENGLDSRTEAELRDPEIVIKNRETFRQSGVLEMLGTNILNIPLHLKGKGFIGCLFVGPVLRPRRLKRNKHFLRVFSVAAANGVNRFREIERLREEVNQLRSKMNVSRRMLGSALELNRFVDLLLDLAITATRAEAGFVAITQPKKKTLKIRAHKNLPEGFLEKINLSAEDGLFEWSPDDGAVMILRDFDFVAEFQVKSILAVPLVENEKLLGAFALINFTRSEMFSDFSLSVLTNFTEQIKLVLNNSRLFDDFTRRYFSTLVAMSEAYDHRSPETAGHSRRVSDAAVKIAQKMQMEKSLTEHIRQAGLIHDLGMCGVVDVGEDFQADFNHPEIGASMIEALPIASALTEAVRTHHEWYDGWGFPNGLKGDQIPISGRILALAEYFVEATANTRFSEPLTPDKLREELELRTGKQFDPDVVAALVKWFEESENRDASKPFMPCWEFKGEPRDVCQQCPAFKSDNFCWMNPEVNCASHGDESCNKCFIFKEWLERIEKLISHKKLEVKEMEYKVEQREKFTLVKLSGEIDVSVAPQLRSLLQDLIGGGQENILVDLADVPFIDSSGLGIFVVAFKMAKAKSGDVKFVGAKPEVLKVIQLTRLDKHFQLFETLDEAESSFA, from the coding sequence ATGAGTGATAATAACGAAATTCCAATTTTTAGCGGCGGAAAGAAGAAATTGTTTTCAATTATTCGGAATAAGCAAACCGTAATTGAGATTGCGGTCTGGCGCCATTTTGCATTGAAAATTTTTCCCATCAATGACGCGGCCCAGGGCTACAAAGCGATTTTTGAAATGGTGAAAAAAAATGTCGCGACTCCGTGCGCTTACCTTTATTTGAGCGATGATGAGTCGCAGAAGCTTGTTTTGACAGTGGCGGATTTTTCTGACTTAAAAGATTGGGCGCAGGAGAATGGACTTGACAGCCGCACCGAAGCGGAATTGCGCGATCCGGAAATTGTAATAAAAAACAGGGAAACTTTCCGACAAAGTGGCGTACTGGAAATGTTGGGAACCAACATTCTCAATATTCCGCTTCATTTAAAAGGCAAAGGATTCATCGGCTGTTTATTCGTCGGTCCTGTTTTACGGCCGCGCCGCTTGAAAAGAAATAAGCATTTTTTGCGCGTGTTTTCTGTGGCGGCGGCGAACGGCGTCAATCGGTTTAGAGAAATAGAGCGGCTGAGAGAAGAAGTGAATCAACTGCGTTCCAAAATGAATGTCAGCCGTCGCATGTTGGGGTCGGCGTTGGAATTAAATCGTTTCGTGGATTTGTTATTGGATTTGGCGATCACCGCTACGCGCGCCGAGGCGGGATTTGTGGCAATCACCCAGCCGAAAAAAAAGACGCTAAAAATTCGCGCTCACAAAAATTTACCCGAAGGGTTTCTGGAAAAAATTAATCTCAGCGCCGAAGACGGGCTTTTTGAATGGTCGCCGGATGACGGCGCTGTGATGATTTTGCGGGATTTTGATTTCGTCGCTGAATTTCAGGTCAAATCTATTCTGGCAGTGCCGTTGGTGGAAAATGAAAAACTGCTCGGCGCGTTCGCCCTGATCAATTTTACTCGCAGCGAGATGTTTTCCGATTTCAGCCTGTCGGTTTTGACGAATTTCACCGAACAAATAAAGTTGGTGTTGAATAATTCTCGTTTATTCGATGATTTTACGCGTCGCTATTTCTCCACTTTGGTGGCGATGAGCGAAGCTTACGATCATCGCTCGCCGGAAACGGCGGGACACTCGCGCCGCGTTTCCGACGCGGCGGTAAAAATCGCTCAGAAAATGCAAATGGAAAAGAGTTTGACAGAGCACATTCGGCAAGCCGGCTTGATTCACGACCTGGGAATGTGCGGCGTTGTGGACGTCGGAGAAGACTTTCAAGCCGATTTCAATCATCCGGAAATTGGCGCCAGCATGATAGAGGCGCTGCCTATTGCCAGCGCATTGACTGAGGCAGTCCGCACACATCACGAATGGTACGATGGCTGGGGTTTTCCGAACGGACTGAAAGGCGATCAGATTCCAATTTCCGGCAGGATTTTGGCGCTCGCCGAGTATTTTGTCGAAGCGACGGCCAACACTCGATTCAGCGAGCCGCTGACGCCGGACAAATTGCGGGAAGAGTTGGAATTGCGAACGGGAAAACAATTTGATCCGGATGTGGTCGCCGCCTTGGTCAAATGGTTCGAGGAAAGTGAAAATCGCGACGCCAGCAAGCCGTTTATGCCCTGTTGGGAATTCAAAGGTGAACCGAGGGATGTTTGTCAGCAATGTCCCGCTTTCAAATCTGATAATTTTTGCTGGATGAATCCTGAAGTGAATTGCGCGAGCCACGGCGACGAATCCTGTAATAAATGTTTCATTTTCAAGGAATGGCTCGAACGAATTGAAAAACTCATTTCCCATAAAAAATTAGAGGTAAAAGAGATGGAGTACAAAGTCGAACAACGCGAAAAATTTACATTGGTGAAATTGAGCGGAGAAATTGATGTTTCCGTGGCGCCGCAATTGAGAAGTCTGCTGCAAGATTTGATCGGCGGCGGTCAGGAAAATATCCTGGTCGATCTGGCGGACGTTCCGTTTATTGATAGTTCGGGTCTGGGAATTTTTGTAGTCGCCTTTAAAATGGCCAAGGCGAAAAGCGGTGACGTCAAATTTGTCGGCGCCAAACCGGAAGTGCTGAAAGTGATTCAATTGACTCGATTGGACAAACATTTTCAATTGTTTGAAACTTTGGACGAAGCGGAGAGCAGTTTCGCATGA
- a CDS encoding DUF2194 domain-containing protein, with translation MMRHNLKNVFLIALIVAIAGCSGRGPDEKIKFSVRTTPLDIRTQPTLLLSDHSDKYGMMCRNQAVTALRYAKIPFVEYDLSRSVRLPDLRVYRSVVTVTENLWKLDEIESQKLKKYVSGGGGLAIFYRSWNEYLPDLFGVKNRREPQFVDNEQRVVFVEAFLPGGEKLTLEKEDVSNYTYRLENQAELIAKTDKYPIAWFHEFGKGKVIYWNTGMLARKINRGFIVRSIAAVQPFTVAALANVAIFDLDDFPNACYNVKSEPIKSEFDMTIAEFYTLKWYPDLIKLAREYGLKYTSALIFNYNGLTKPPFNFFEWLNGKITLGGKTVSASLYAAKNLTPTTELGLHGYNHQSLSMKFWHSAENMKSALQAGKKRWQIENLGELPQSYVPPLNIYDSTGVAVLHQVFPSIQQIGALYLGKFELGQFREFAPEPWNQDLYVIPRNTSGYIMTDFFRQSMISLLNCNGVWAHFIHPDDVYPNGERYSQEELADEHIASLSWYGEPRKDGLYYQLRKWLDFARENYPYLRHLKRREALPVLRMFDRTKVGATCQKNIINVETNVVPSYFAVYLAEPDELEGVLGCKLVHKHKTTFGVHLIIKATDHVMMLQFKNPIQGKGGL, from the coding sequence ATGATGCGACATAATTTGAAAAATGTGTTTTTAATTGCTCTGATAGTTGCCATCGCCGGCTGTTCCGGGCGCGGGCCGGATGAGAAAATAAAATTTTCTGTGCGGACGACGCCGTTGGATATTCGTACGCAACCGACGCTGCTTCTCTCCGATCATTCGGACAAATATGGCATGATGTGTCGCAATCAGGCAGTGACAGCGTTGCGTTATGCGAAAATTCCGTTTGTGGAATATGATCTGTCGCGATCTGTGAGATTGCCTGATTTGCGCGTTTATCGCTCTGTGGTTACGGTCACGGAAAATTTGTGGAAACTGGATGAAATTGAGAGTCAAAAATTAAAAAAATATGTTTCTGGCGGAGGCGGTCTCGCTATTTTTTATCGCTCATGGAATGAATATCTGCCCGATCTTTTCGGCGTGAAAAATCGAAGAGAGCCCCAATTTGTGGACAACGAGCAGCGTGTGGTCTTTGTGGAAGCGTTTTTACCCGGCGGGGAAAAGCTGACGCTGGAAAAAGAGGACGTCTCCAATTACACGTACCGGTTGGAAAATCAGGCAGAGTTGATTGCGAAAACGGACAAATATCCGATTGCCTGGTTTCATGAATTCGGCAAAGGGAAAGTGATTTATTGGAATACCGGCATGTTGGCTCGCAAGATAAATCGGGGGTTTATCGTCCGCTCGATCGCTGCGGTGCAGCCATTTACTGTGGCGGCGTTGGCGAATGTGGCAATTTTTGATCTGGATGATTTTCCCAATGCCTGTTACAATGTAAAATCGGAGCCAATAAAATCAGAGTTTGACATGACCATCGCCGAATTCTACACTTTGAAATGGTATCCTGATTTGATTAAATTGGCGCGGGAATATGGCTTAAAATATACGTCGGCGTTGATTTTTAATTATAATGGTCTGACCAAACCGCCGTTTAATTTTTTTGAATGGCTCAACGGAAAAATCACCCTCGGCGGCAAAACTGTGTCTGCTTCGCTTTATGCCGCCAAGAATTTAACGCCGACAACAGAACTGGGCTTACACGGGTACAATCACCAATCTTTGTCAATGAAGTTTTGGCACAGCGCGGAAAACATGAAGTCGGCTCTGCAGGCAGGCAAAAAACGCTGGCAAATTGAAAATTTGGGGGAATTGCCCCAAAGCTATGTGCCCCCGCTAAATATTTATGACTCGACCGGCGTTGCTGTGCTCCATCAGGTATTTCCGAGTATCCAGCAAATTGGCGCTCTGTATCTGGGAAAATTCGAGCTGGGACAATTTCGAGAATTTGCTCCCGAGCCCTGGAATCAAGATTTGTACGTTATCCCCAGAAATACGTCGGGTTATATTATGACCGATTTTTTCCGGCAGTCAATGATTTCCCTGTTGAATTGCAACGGCGTCTGGGCGCATTTCATTCATCCCGACGACGTGTACCCCAATGGCGAGCGTTACAGCCAAGAAGAGTTGGCGGATGAACATATCGCTTCCTTGAGTTGGTACGGGGAGCCGCGAAAGGACGGTTTGTATTACCAATTGAGAAAGTGGCTGGATTTCGCGCGAGAAAATTATCCCTATTTACGCCATTTGAAGCGGCGCGAGGCGCTGCCAGTATTGAGAATGTTTGATCGGACAAAAGTGGGGGCGACATGCCAGAAGAACATTATTAATGTGGAGACCAACGTCGTGCCTTCTTATTTTGCGGTATATCTGGCGGAGCCTGACGAACTGGAAGGCGTTTTAGGCTGCAAGTTAGTGCACAAACACAAAACGACATTTGGCGTCCATTTGATTATTAAGGCGACGGACCATGTGATGATGCTTCAATTTAAGAACCCGATTCAGGGAAAAGGGGGTCTGTGA
- a CDS encoding response regulator, which produces MENGTKKILIIEDSLTMQRILSFVLEREGYDVEIAGNGVEGLEKARAIKPDLIFTDLMMPVMDGFEVCRQIRADDSLKDTIVIILTGRGQDSDVEKGLQMGADDYLMKPFDPPKVVERVRQIFGREIVSA; this is translated from the coding sequence ATGGAAAACGGAACGAAAAAAATTTTGATAATCGAAGACTCTTTGACCATGCAAAGAATTTTAAGTTTTGTGTTGGAAAGGGAAGGCTACGACGTCGAAATTGCCGGCAACGGCGTCGAGGGATTGGAAAAAGCGCGCGCCATTAAACCGGATTTGATTTTTACCGATTTGATGATGCCTGTCATGGACGGTTTTGAAGTTTGTCGGCAGATTCGCGCCGATGACTCGTTGAAAGACACAATCGTCATTATTTTGACCGGCAGAGGTCAGGATTCTGATGTGGAAAAAGGCTTGCAAATGGGAGCGGACGACTATCTGATGAAGCCGTTTGATCCGCCGAAAGTTGTGGAACGAGTCAGACAGATTTTTGGCCGGGAAATTGTGAGCGCATGA